The following coding sequences are from one Haploplasma axanthum window:
- a CDS encoding amino acid ABC transporter ATP-binding protein → MSDKIIEIIGVKKQFGDNVVLKDINLVIHEKEVVTLIGSSGSGKTTLLRCLNLLNEPDSGNILYLGNDLMNPSTNLDELRMSIGMVFQSFNLFNNKNVLENCTLAPIKLKGLSKEEAEKTAIYYLEKVGMKAFVDANVNTLSGGQKQRVAIARSLCMSPHVILFDEPTSALDPEMVGEVLDVIKQLAKEGMTMVIVTHEMAFAKEVSDRIVFMDSGILLEQGTPDEIFNNPKQERTKAFLKRFNS, encoded by the coding sequence ATGTCTGATAAAATAATTGAAATTATTGGTGTTAAAAAACAATTTGGTGATAATGTCGTTTTAAAAGATATTAATCTTGTTATTCATGAAAAAGAAGTTGTAACATTAATCGGTTCTTCTGGTTCAGGAAAGACCACTCTACTCAGATGCCTTAATCTATTAAACGAACCAGATAGTGGAAATATTTTATACTTAGGAAATGATTTAATGAATCCTTCTACTAACTTAGATGAACTTAGAATGTCAATTGGTATGGTTTTTCAAAGTTTTAATCTTTTTAATAATAAAAACGTATTAGAAAACTGTACTCTTGCTCCTATCAAGTTAAAAGGTTTATCAAAAGAGGAAGCGGAAAAAACAGCTATCTATTACTTAGAAAAAGTTGGAATGAAAGCTTTTGTTGATGCAAATGTTAATACATTGTCTGGTGGACAAAAACAAAGAGTTGCAATAGCACGTTCACTTTGCATGTCCCCTCATGTGATTTTATTTGATGAACCAACAAGTGCACTTGATCCTGAAATGGTTGGTGAGGTTTTAGATGTTATCAAACAACTTGCTAAAGAAGGTATGACAATGGTTATTGTTACTCATGAAATGGCATTCGCTAAAGAAGTTTCTGACAGAATTGTATTCATGGATAGTGGAATTTTACTTGAACAGGGAACTCCGGATGAAATATTTAATAATCCAAAACAAGAAAGAACTAAAGCATTCTTAAAAAGATTTAATAGTTAA
- a CDS encoding amino acid ABC transporter permease, protein MILSSISKIISENYNFFLRGLMYTILLAVLGTVGGFLLALPFLGLKTAVIDYKRDSKLVQIFKRLGIWFANIYTTFFRGTPMMVQAMILYYGMSLVILNLTGYNQWWKPLIAAIIVIIMNTTAYIIEILRGAVNSIDEGQMEAARSLGFSRKKTLYLIIYPQAIKNALPSIGNEFIVNLKDSSVLSVIGIFDLFKAAGSTASKTADSVTPYFIIAVIYLILTSLTALLVKKLESKRNGGVKNV, encoded by the coding sequence ATGATTTTATCAAGTATATCTAAAATTATATCAGAAAACTATAACTTCTTTTTAAGAGGTTTGATGTATACAATATTACTTGCCGTATTAGGAACTGTTGGGGGATTTCTCCTAGCACTTCCTTTTTTAGGTTTAAAGACTGCCGTTATTGATTACAAACGTGATAGTAAATTAGTTCAAATATTTAAACGCCTTGGAATATGGTTTGCAAATATTTATACTACGTTCTTCCGTGGAACACCTATGATGGTTCAAGCAATGATTCTTTATTACGGAATGAGTCTTGTTATTCTTAATTTAACTGGATACAACCAGTGGTGGAAACCATTAATAGCCGCAATCATTGTTATCATTATGAACACTACAGCATATATAATTGAAATATTACGTGGTGCTGTTAATTCAATTGATGAAGGACAAATGGAAGCAGCCAGATCTCTTGGTTTCTCAAGAAAGAAAACACTATATCTAATCATTTATCCCCAAGCAATCAAAAATGCTCTTCCTTCAATTGGTAATGAATTTATTGTAAATTTAAAAGACTCTTCCGTATTAAGTGTTATTGGTATTTTTGATTTGTTTAAAGCAGCCGGTTCAACGGCTAGTAAAACAGCTGATAGTGTAACACCTTATTTTATAATTGCTGTTATTTATTTAATTCTAACTAGTTTAACTGCCCTTTTAGTTAAAAAATTAGAATCTAAACGTAATGGAGGTGTTAAAAATGTCTGA
- a CDS encoding transporter substrate-binding domain-containing protein — MKKIFSLFAVIASLVVLTACGNKNVLVVGLEAAYAPFNWSTSTKSEFTHELDGQPGIYVDGFDVQMAKSIAESLNKTLVIKAIDWEGLIPALNSGQIDLIIAGMSPTDERKENINFTDVYYRSEVVMVVHKDSTYVDATSISEFSGARAIAQTGTIYDDLIAQIPNVVHQESLSSYTALMQAVVARTADVLVAELPVAQSLTSKNANLKMVRLTNGSFETLDEDVTVAIGLRKKDTALLEEINEALSKISIETRNAWMEAALERQ, encoded by the coding sequence AAAATCTTTAGTTTATTTGCAGTAATTGCAAGTTTAGTGGTTCTTACTGCTTGTGGCAATAAGAATGTTTTAGTGGTTGGTTTAGAGGCAGCTTATGCTCCTTTTAATTGGAGTACTTCAACAAAATCAGAGTTTACTCATGAATTAGATGGTCAACCAGGTATTTATGTTGATGGTTTCGATGTGCAAATGGCAAAGTCAATTGCTGAATCACTTAACAAAACATTAGTTATTAAAGCAATTGATTGGGAAGGTTTAATTCCAGCACTTAATTCTGGACAAATCGATTTAATCATTGCAGGTATGAGTCCAACAGATGAAAGAAAAGAAAACATTAACTTTACAGATGTTTACTACCGTTCTGAAGTTGTAATGGTTGTACATAAAGATAGCACATATGTAGATGCAACTAGTATTAGTGAATTTAGTGGTGCTCGTGCCATAGCTCAAACAGGAACAATCTATGATGACTTGATTGCTCAAATTCCAAATGTTGTACATCAAGAATCATTATCATCTTATACAGCATTAATGCAAGCTGTAGTTGCTAGAACTGCTGATGTATTAGTTGCTGAACTTCCAGTTGCTCAATCATTAACTTCAAAAAATGCTAACCTTAAAATGGTTCGCTTAACAAATGGTAGTTTTGAAACATTGGATGAAGATGTTACTGTTGCTATTGGTCTTAGAAAAAAAGATACTGCGTTATTAGAAGAAATAAATGAGGCACTATCTAAGATTTCCATAGAAACAAGAAATGCTTGGATGGAAGCCGCTCTAGAAAGACAATAA